A genomic window from Triticum urartu cultivar G1812 chromosome 7, Tu2.1, whole genome shotgun sequence includes:
- the LOC125520313 gene encoding peptidyl-prolyl cis-trans isomerase CYP59-like gives MSVLMVTSVGDIELDLHTDLCPLTTKNFLKLCKMKYYNGCLFHKVEKDFLAQSGDPTGTGSGGDSVYKYLYGDQARFFNDEIRPELRHSKTGTIAMASAGENCNASQFYITLRDDVDYLDDKHTVFGTVAEGLDTLTKINEAYVDDKGRPFKDIRIKHTYILDDPFDDPPQLAELIPENSPLGKPRDEVAEERLEDSWVPLDETVDPGQLEELIRSKEAHANAVILESVGDIPDAEVKPPDNVLFVCKLNPVTQDEDLYTIFSRFGSVTSAEIIRDFKTGDSLCYAFIEFEAKEACERAYFKMDNCLIDDRRIHVDFSQSVSKLWGQFRQSKRNGNKDGCFKCGAPDHIARDCDQDGEQKPKAPNYVLKDDNTQRGGNNRRSYDFVFEDDTAHRNTDRRKVQKVDDQRSQLPPRGDRDRNSSRERSQTDEKGGRQSKEGVVSRGGRRPEDHHSHDRSGGRGSGRHDDRDYSKQHSRSRNMDGGEEDYKRRSGAGRYDRDDKPDGDRRHRDDDDPGKGDRHRRDERDRRARSPDADRHRREDAGHREVSRHRERRHRDDR, from the exons AATGAAGTATTACAATGGGTGTCTGTTCCACAAGGTGGAGAAGGATTTCTTGGCACAATCTGGAGACCCGACTGGAACTGGCAGTGGTGGTGATTCCGTGTACAA GTACCTTTATGGTGATCAAGCTCGATTTTTTAATGATGAGATCCGTCCAGAATTAAGACACTCAAAAACTGGCACTATTGCTATGGCAAGTGCTGGTGAGAATTGCAATGCCTCACAG TTCTACATCACCTTGCGGGATGATGTCGACTACCTTGACGACAAGCACACG GTCTTTGGgacagttgctgaaggtcttgACACACTGACAAAGATAAATGAAGCATACGTTGATGATAAAGGAAGACCGTTTAAGGACATAAG GATTAAACATACATATATCTTGGATGATCCTTTTGATGATCCTCCTCAGCTTGCTGAACTTATTCCTGAGAATTCTCCATTGGGAAAGCCACGTGATGAG GTTGCAGAAGAGCGCCTAGAGGATAGCTGGGTCCCTCTAGATGAAACAGTGGATCCTGGTCAGCTTGAGGAGCTGATCCGCTCTAAAGAAGCACATGCTAATGCAGTGATCCTTGAGAGC GTTGGAGACATTCCAGATGCTGAGGTCAAACCACCAGATAATGTTTTATTTGTTTGCAAACTCAACCCAGTGACACAG gatgaagatttatatACAATCTTCTCGCGTTTTGGAAGTGTGACATC AGCTGAAATAATTCGTGACTTCAAGACTGGGGATAGTTTATGCTATGCTTTCATTG AATTCGAGGCAAAGGAGGCATGTGAACGTGCATATTTCAAG ATGGATAATTGCCTGATTGATGATCGGAGGATCCATGTTGATTTTAGCCAAAGTGTTTCAAAATTGTGGGGTCAGTTCAGACAAAGTAAACGAAATGGAAATAAAG ATGGTTGCTTCAAGTGTGGTGCTCCAGATCACATAGCCCGAGATTGTGACCAGGATGGTGAGCAGAAACCTAAAGCCCCAAATTATGTTCTGAAAGATGATAACACTCAGCGAGGCGGGAATAACCGTCGAAG TTATGATTTCGTCTTCGAGGATGATACTGCTCATCGGAATACTGACCGAAGAAAGGTTCAAAAAGTAGATGACCAGAGATCGCAGCTACCGCCTCGTGGCGACCGCGATAGGAACAGCAGCAGGGAGAGAAGTCAGACCGACGAGAAAGGAGGCCGGCAAAGCAAAGAGGGTGTTGTGAGCCGAGGAGGTCGGAGGCCAGAAGACCACCACAGTCACGACAGATCTGGTGGTCGAGGCTCTGGTAGGCACGACGACCGTGACTACAGCAAGCAACATAGCAGGAGCAGAAACATGGATGGCGGTGAAGAAGACTACAAACGGAGATCAGGAGCTGGTCGATACGACAGGGATGATAAGCCCGACGGTGACCGGCGCCACCGGGACGATGATGACCCTGGGAAGGGCGATCGTCACAGGAGAGACGAGCGTGACCGCAGGGCACGGAGCCCTGATGCTGATAGACATAGAAGGGAAGACGCCGGACACCGCGAGGTCAGCAGGCACAGGGAGAGGCGGCACCGGGATGATAGATAG
- the LOC125519284 gene encoding wall-associated receptor kinase-like 1 translates to MDIEGALPFAAGIAIGLGIGLGLLLLGLSAMFILRRWRRGVQKRLRMKYFTKNHGLLLEQLISSSEDASEKTKIFSLEELERATNNFDHTRILGRGGHGMVYKGILSDQRVVAIKKSNVIEQGEIDQFINEVAILSQINHRNIVKLHGCCLESEVPLLVYDFVPNGSLFEILYSDPSNNFSLSWDVCLRIAAQASGALYYLHSAASISVFHRDVKSSNILLDANYTAKVADFGASRLVHIDQTHVTTHVQGTFGYLDPEYFRTGHLTEKSDVYSFGVMLLELLLRRKPVFTGESGLAHSLSCYFLAEMQKRPIREIVAAQVREEATEEEIFSVASLAEKCLRIQGEERPTMKEVEMSLQVLHKKHSMSSHVTRENGRAEADVSSHSANGVDPVTANNQRCYSLEREFISSASLPR, encoded by the exons ATGGACATCGAAG GTGCGCTGCCATTCGCTGCAGGTATTGCTATTGGGCTTGGTATTGGCTTGGGCCTTCTACTTCTTGGCTTAAGTGCAATGTTCATCCTCCGTAGATGGAGAAGAGGCGTCCAAAAGAGACTGAGAATGAAGTATTTTACAAAGAACCACGGCCTCCTTCTAGAACAGCTAATATCATCGAGTGAAGATGCAAGTGAAAAGACAAAGATTTTCTCTCTGGAAGAGTTAGAGCGGGCAACAAATAACTTCGATCACACACGGATCCTTGGCCGAGGAGGCCATGGCATGGTGTACAAAGGCATCTTATCTGACCAGCGTGTAGTGGCTATTAAGAAATCTAATGTCATTGAGCAAGGTGAGATTGACCAATTCATCAATGAGGTCGCCATCCTTTCACAGATCAACCACAGAAACATCGTAAAGCTTCATGGCTGTTGCCTTGAAAGTGAGGTCCCACTACTAGTGTATGATTTTGTTCCTAATGGTTCCTTGTTTGAAATCCTTTATTCTGATCCAAGCAACAATTTTTCTTTGTCCTGGGATGTCTGCCTAAGAATTGCTGCACAAGCTTCAGGAGCTCTCTATTATCTCCATTCTGCAGCTTCCATATCAGTCTTCCACCGTGATGTCAAGTCTTCTAATATACTCCTAGATGCAAACTACACTGCAAAAGTTGCTGACTTTGGTGCATCAAGATTGGTGCATATAGACCAGACTCATGTTACAACACATGTACAAGGCACATTTGGGTACTTGGATCCGGAGTATTTTCGCACTGGGCATCTAACTGAAAAGAGCGATGTGTACAGCTTCGGTGTCATGCTTTTAGAGCTACTTCTCAGAAGGAAGCCTGTTTTTACTGGTGAGTCAGGCTTAGCCCATAGTTTATCTTGTTACTTTCTTGCGGAGATGCAGAAGAGGCCTATAAGAGAGATAGTCGCTGCTCAAGTTCGTGAAGAAGCAACCGAGGAAGAAATTTTCAGTGTTGCCTCTCTCGCAGAGAAGTGCCTACGTATCCAAGGTGAAGAAAGGCCTACGATGAAGGAAGTAGAGATGTCTTTGCAGGTTCTGCATAAGAAACATTCGATGTCATCCCATGTTACTCGAGAAAATGGTAGAGCTGAAGCTGATGTTTCATCTCACTCAGCTAACGGAGTTGATCCAGTCACCGCAAACAACCAAAGATGTTATAGCTTGGAGCGAGAGTTCATATCATCTGCCAGCTTACCACGCTAA